Below is a genomic region from Hyphomicrobium nitrativorans NL23.
GCCGCTCGCACGCAGGAAGTCGGGCGTCAGGATCTCGACGGTCGCATCGGCTGCGGACCTGCGGATCGCCGTAACGGTTTGCGCGAAATGGTCCGCGCCGCCGTCCGGCAGGTCGTCGCGATCCACCGACGTAATGACGACATGCCGCAAGCCGAGCTTCGCGACGGCCGCGGCGACCTTATCCGGTTCCTGAGGATCGAGCGGGGCGGGAATGCCGGTGCGGACGTTGCAGAATCCGCACGCCCGCGTGCAGGTGTCGCCCATGATCATCATGGTCGCGTGCTTTTTCGACCAGCATTCGCCGAGGTTCGGGCATGCGGCTTCCTCGCACACCGTCTTCAGATTGTGCTCGCGAACGACGGAGAAGGTTTCGTCGAGGCCGCGACCCGACGCAAGCCTGACGCGTATCCAGTCCGGCCGCGGAAGCTTGGGGGTGTCGGGTTTATGTGCTTTCTCTGGATGTCGCGGCCGATTGCGGATGTCGAAGAGCGTGACCATGCGATCTAATTTCACCTTTGGCATCGTTCGCCGGACGAGGCGGCCCGCTCACTTTGGAGCTGGAGAAGGTCTAAGCGGGCCGCCCGCCCATCTCGGGGAGACGTTGAGGTCCCGAGATGCCGGAGAGGAACTTCGGATCTGGGATCAAGCATCAGGGACAGGGCCGAGCACGTCACGCTTCGATGAGGACACCGAGAACGTTGACGAACCTGCCGGTCGTTGCCGCACACATTGCGGCTCCGGCAAGGCCCCTCTCCCGTCCGCTTGCTGCGGACTCCGAAGAAGCTCGCGAGATCGCCAGTGCTGTCGCACCGTGATGCCGCGGGCTCACGGATGTCGTTAGCAAAGGCTGTGCCACGTGCGATCGGCGCTTTTCATCCGGCGCGCCAGCCGTGAATTTTCGCTTTTTCTGCAGAACGCCGCGGCGTGAGAGAGCAGACCCGGCTCCGGTGCAACAGTTATGCGACACGGCATTGCGACACATGTGTTGCGCGAGGCGGACGTTTTGCCTGCGGGCCATCCCTTGGGCCGAGGCTCGTCGACTATTGGCGCGCCTCCACGGGAGAGCGCGACGTCGTCGGAGAAAAAGGAGCAAGCGCTTTACAGCGCTTGCTCAAGTGGCCATTGAGCGGATTGGAACCCCCGGGTACTCAATGGCTGGGTGTCTGGGCCTCCATCGCCTTCTTGCGAACGAAGTGCCGCAAAGCCTCCAAATCCCCATCGGAGAGGTTCTTGAAGTTGGGCATCCCGTTGTTCTGAAGAGCACCGTCCTGAACGATCGTCTTGAGCTGATCGAGATCGAGGAAGGCCTCCGAGGCACGAAGGTCCGGCGTATACCCGCCGGAGACCGCGCCTGCACCGTGACACCACGCGCAGGACGCTTTGTAGACATGCTCACCTCGGTCGGCGAGCGTGTCGTCCAGCTGGAATTCGGGCGGGTTGAGCACACGCACGAACGTGGGTTCGCCGACTTCCGGAATGGGCTTGTCGGCACCGACTGCAAAAGTCAGCAACTGGCGAAGCTGCCCACGGTAGCCCCACCCGTACTGGGCCATGGAGCTGCCGCCGCCGTAGGCCACAGCAGCGCCGCCGAAGCCGACCAGGAGCGACACGTATTGCGTTCCGTCTACGGCGTAGGTGATCGGAGGGGCGCTGATGCCGCTTCCGACATTGACGGACCAGAGCTCTTTGCCGTCGCGGGCGTCATAGGCTGCGAACTTGCCGTCGATGCGCCCCTGGAACACGAGGTTGCCTGCGGTGGTCAGCGTTCCGGCATTCCAGTAGTTGGGCTGCGGGATCTCCCAGACCGCCTTCCGCTTCACCGGATCCCAGGCCATGAGAGAGCTGACGCCGGCGTCCTTCGGAATATCGTTGCCAAGGCCGACTTCAGCACCGACGTCGATCTGGAAGGACGGTTTTTTCCAGGAGTTGAGGTCGATTTTTGTATCGTCCCAATGCGTCGCGAGTTCCATCTTCGGAATGTAGACGAGCCCCGTGCCGGGATTGTAGGACATCGCGTGCCACGAGTGTGCGCCGAACACGCTCGGCCAGATCGTGACCGGCTCGGTCAAGTACCGTGCGCCCTCCGCCTCGATCGGACGGCCCGTTTCCATGTCGATGCCGGTCGCCCACGTGACCTTCGCGAACGGCTCCGCCGACAGCAGCTTTCCATCCTTCCGGTCGATTATGTAGAAGAACCCATTCTTCGGTGCATGCATGAGGACCTTTTTTTGCCCTCGCCTTCCGTGAGCTCCAGATCAACCAGGACGATATCCATCGTCGAGGTGTAATCCCAGGTGTCTCCCGGCGTCGTCTGGTAGTGCCACTTGTATTTTCCGCTGGTCGCATCGAGGGCGACGATGGAGGACAGGAAAAGATTGTCGCCGCCCTCGGGGCTACGGATTTTATGGTTCCAGGGTCCGCCGTTGCCGGTCCCGACGAGAATTTGATCGTACTCGGCGTCATACGTGACGCCGTTCCAGGTCTGGCCGCCGCCGCCCAGTTTCCACCATTCCCCCGTCCAGGTCTCCGCCGCCATTTTCTGTGCTTCGTCCTCGAAGCCGTCAGCGGGGTTGCCGGGAACGATGTAGAACTTCCAGGCTTCCTTTCCGGTTTCGACGTGGTAGGCGGTGATGAAGCCGCGGCCACCGCCTTGCTCGGAACCGCCGTTGCCGATGAGCACGAGATCGCGAAACGCCTTCGGCGCGCCGGTGATGTGAAGCGGTATGCTCGGATCGAAGGTCTGCGTCGTCCAGATCGGCAAGCCTGTCTTGGAATCGAGCGCGATGAGACGTCCGTCCGCGGTGGCGATGATCACTTTGCCCTTGTAGAAGGTTGCGCCGCGGCTCCAGCTCCACATCATGCGCGCGCGATCGCCGGCATGCTTCAGGGTTTCGGGATCATATTCCCAGATCAGCTTCCCCGTTTTGGTATCGACGGCGCGCGTCTTGCTGTAGCTGCCGGTGAAATACATGATGCCGTCGACGACGAGCGGGGTGGCGACAAGCGCGCCATCTTCCGGCAAGGGCAGCGACCAGGTGAGACCAAGCTTGCCGACATTGTCGGCTGTGATCTGGGTCAGCGGGCTGAACCGCTGCTCGCTGTGGTCCCGTCCATAGGCCAGCCAGTTGTCGGTTTGGTTCGGATCGGTGAGCGCCGCATCGTCAACGATGGTCTCGGCCCAAGCCCCGTTCGAAGATCCAATTAACACGCCTGCCGCGACGAGCACCATTGCTGCCCCGACATTGCGCCTCAGTCGATTTGCATTCATCCTTGTCGCCTCCGCCTTATTTTTTCGTAGCGCGCCGGATAACGTCCCGACGGCTTCGCTATTGGCGCCCTTTATATGGCAAGCCTCGTGCCAGGGGTGCGCGGCTGTAATGGTTTCGTATTTTCGCGGACGCGATCGGCACATTTGTCGCCGCGATGATCCAGTTGCTTCAGGAATTGACGCCCTTGGGGTGCTCGATCCTAGCGCCTCTCCTGTTTTCGCAGAAGCGCGGGCGACGCTCCGCGTGACGCATCTCGCGTCTTGCAGACAAACAGTCCTGCGACGCCTGTCGCACGCACGAGACGCCCATTGAGGCGTGCGCGATACAGGAACGAAGAAAATCTCAGTTTGTCATGGCGCTAAGCCGCACCTCCCCGTTTGGCACGAAGGCTGCGTATCTCGATACGCAATGGCGGTGTGGTCACCGGCGCGCCAGTCACGCGGCATAAAAAAATTATTCTGGGGAGATGACCGTTGCTTCCGACACGTGAGCAGAAACTATGGATGTACGAGACAATGCTCGTGAGCCGCTTCTTCGAAGAGGCGATCGAAGCGATTTATCTTGAGGGCAAGAAGCCGGTCTTCAACATGGCCAAAGGGCCGATTCCTGGAGAAATGCACCTCTCCAACGGCCAAGAGCCCTGCGCCGTGGGCGTGTGTGCGCATCTCACATCTTCGGACATCGTAACGTCGACGCACCGGCCTCATCACGCGGCCATCGCCAAGGGCGTTGACTTGGCGCGGATGGCCGCGGAGATCTTCGGGAAGAAGACGGGACTGAGCGGCGGCCGCGGCGGCCACATGCACATCTTCGATCCCGACGTCAATTTCAGCTGCTCGGGCATCATCGCACAGGGGATGGGACCGGCCGTCGGCGCCGCGCTGTCTCGCAAAATGCAGGGCCGCGACGGCGTTGCCGTCTCGTACATCGGCGAAGGCGCCGCCAATCAAGGCGCATTCCACGAGACGCTCAATCTTGCAGCGCTGTGGAAGCTTCCGGTGATCTTTGTGATCGAGGACAACGCGTGGGGCATATCCGTTGCCAAGTCGGCCTCGACGGCGATCCCCAACAACGCGTTGCGCGCGTCCGCTTACGGAATGCCGGGACACCACGTCACCGGAAACGATCCCATCGCCATCTTTGCGGCTGCGGGCGAGGCCATCGCGCTCGCACGCAGCGGGGGCGGACCGAGCCTGATCGACATCGAGACGGATCGGCTTGCCGGACACTTCATGGGAGACGCGGAAGCCTATCGCCCCAAGGGCGAGCTTGAGGCGCTGCGTGCCAGAGATCCTATCCCGGCCTTCGCCAGGCGGCTTCAAAGCGAGGACGCTCTTTCGGACGCGGATCTGGCCGCGATCTCGGACCGTGCCCGCAGCAAGGTGGATGACGCGATCGGGTTTGCGCGCGAGAGCGCATATCCGGAACCTGACGAGGCCCTGGACAAGGTGTTCGTCTAGCCACCGCCTTGCGGAATTTTCTAAAGATAAATTCAAGAAACAGGAGAATGCCTCATGTCTTCCGGGGCTGTTGCTGCGGCGAACGAGCGTCGATTGACGATTGCGCGCGCCATGGCTGAAGCGATCGCGCAAGAGATGCGCATCGATCCCAGCGTTTTCGTCATGGGAGAGGATGTCGGCACACTCGGCGGCGTGTTCGGGAACACGCGCGGATTGTTCGATGAGTTCGGTGGCGAGCGTGTCCGCGACACTCCGATCTCTGAAACTGCCTTCATGGGTGCGGCCACGGGCGCGGCTTCCGACGGGATGCGTCCCATCGTCGAGCTGATGTTCGTCGACTTCTTCGGCGTTTGTTTCGACGCGATCTATAACTCGATGGCCAAGAACGCCTACTTTTCGGGTGGAACGGTCAAGGTCCCGGTGGTGCTGATGACATCGACGGGCGGCGGCTATTCCGACGGCGGCCAGCATTCGCAATGTCTCTACGGCACGTTCGCGCATCTGCCTGGCATGAAGGTTGTCGCGCCGAGCAACGCCTACGACGCGAAGGGTCTCATGACCGCGTCGATCCGCGACGATAATCCGGTCATTTACATGTACCACAAGGGACTGCAGGGCATGGGTTGGCTCGGCACGGAGCCTGCCGCGACGGTCCATGTTCCCGAGGAGAGCTACACGATACCGTTCGGCCAAGCGGCGATCGTGCGCGAGGGCAAGGACGTCACGATCGTGAGCGTCGCGATGGGCGTGCACAACGCCTTGAAGGCGGCGGATCTGCTCGCAGCGAAAGGCGTGAGCGCAGAGGTCGTGGATTTGCGCACGCTCGTGCCGCTCGACCGCGACACGGTCTTCGCGTCGGTTTCGAAGACCGGACGACTGATCGTCGTCGACGAGGATTATCACAGCTACGGCATGACCGGCGAGATCATCGCGAGCATCGCAGAGCGGGACCTCTCCGTTCTCAAGGCCTCGCCGCAGCGCGTCGCCTATCCCGACATTCCCATTCCGTTCAGCAGGCCGATGGAACAGTTCGCCCTGCCGAGCCCGGAAAAGATCATCGAAGCATATGAAAAAATGAAAGGACGTCGCGGATGGCGGTGGATGTAACGATTCCGACCGATCTTTGGGAGGAAGACACGGAGGCGGCCATCACGAGCTGGCTCGTCTCGGACGGCGCCGTGGTTTCGGAAGGCCAGCTGATCGCCGAGATCATGGTCGAGAAGGTGCAATACGAGATCAAAGCTCCGGCGTCGGGCGCGATCAAGATCGGATTGCCCGTGGAAGGGGTTGCCGCCAAGGGCAGCACCATCGCGACAATATCGTGAGAGTTGAGGAGACCACGCAGGTGAACGCCGAGCCATCGACACCAGCCCATGGCGCATCCGAAGACCGCATCCTGCCCCTTGCCGGCATGAGGGGCATGATTGCGTCGAAGATGAAAGAAAGCCTCGCGTCGTCCGCGCAGCTTACCCACATCGCGGATTGCGACCAGAGCGCGCTCATTGTGGCGAAGGCTCGGCTTTCGGAGCGCGGCATAAAGGCGTCGCTTGAGGATCTCCTGATCGACGCGGTCATCGCCACGCTGCGCAAGCACCCGGCGCTCAACGCGACGCTTGAGGAGAACCAGGTCCGGATCAAGTCCTCGATCAATGTCTCGTGTGCGATCGCGTTGCCGGGAGATTTGCTCGTCGCGCCGACGATCCTCTCGGCCGACGCCATGTCGCTCGCGGAACGGATCGCGGCGCGGCGCGATCTCGTTGAGCGCGCACGTACGAACAAGCTGTCCGTGAAGGAGATGACCGCGGGAACCTTCACCATCTCCAACATTGGCCTCACGCGCGTCCGTTACTTCACGCCGATCCTGAACATGCCGCAAGTTGCGATCCTCGGAGTGGGCGAGGCGTCGTTGCGTCCGTGGATCGTCGGTGGACAACTGGAAGCGCGTCCCATCATGGGGCTGTCCCTCACGTTCGATCACCGTGCTGTTAACGGCGCCCCTGCCGGAGCCTTTCTGACGGACTTGTGCGAGGCGATCGAGCAGTTCCAGGTCGACTAGCCCGTGATGCATGGACACGAGACGGCGGAGCCGCGGAACTCGGTGGAACTGCGGCCGCCGCTACCCTTCAAGCACGCACAAAAGCTCGAAAGAGCGCTGCTCGATAGCGCCGTGCAGCGCGGAGCCGGTTGCGATTGGTCGGTTTGGAGAACCCAACAGGCGCTGATCGCGCCGTCTCTCACGACGAGGGCGAAGGGCTTCCAGAACGCGGCGCATGAGATGTTGCGGTGCGGATGGCCGGTCTACATCCGCGATACGGGAGGCGACATCACCCCGCAGTGGCCGGGCGTGGTCAACGTGTCGTCGGCTTTTCTCGTCGAGCGAACGACCGAGATAAGCATCCGCGCCACCTACGAGCGTTTCTGCGCACCGCTGCTGGCGTTCTTTTCATCGCTGGGGTTCGATGCTTACCTGTCGAGCGTGCAGGGGGCCTTTTGCGATGGAGAGTTCAACATCGTGATCGGCGGCAGGAAGCTCGCCGGGACGGCGCAAAGGTGGCGCATGACGCGGCTTCCGGACGGCAGGAATGGAGTGGCCGTGCTGGCGCATGCCGCGATCCTGGCCGATGTGGACATCGCCGCCGGCATCGAGGCGACGAACCGCTTCTATGCGCTCTGCGGCACGGATCGAAAAGTAGATGCCGCACAGCACGTCTCGACGGCAGGCCTTTGCGGCCCGGACCTTGCCGCAGCGCCTCTCGCGGCACGGCTCGCCCATTTTCTGGACCGCGAGCGGGCCGTCTGAACACTTAGACCTTCTGGTTCGGCGAGAGGATCTCGTACTTGCGGATCTTTCTGTGCAAGGTCGCGCGGCTGATGCCGAGATCCGCGGCCGCGGCCGTGATGCACCATTTTGTGACCGTGAGAGCGTCGATGATCTTTTCTCGTTCGATGCGTTCGCACGCGTGCTCCAGCGTTGCATCGGCCGGAGGCTCGGAGGCGGCGTCGCTTGCGAGGTGGACCCGGCCGCGCTGAGGGTTCTCCGGACGGGCGAGAAGCTCCTCGGGAAGATGATCGAGCGTGATGACGGGATCGCTGTGCACCGAGAGGATCCAACGCATCACGTTGCGCAGCTCGCGGATGTTGCCCGGCCACCGATAACTGGCGAAGAGATCGTGCACCTCGGGCGCGATGCGGATCTCCGCCCCCTCCGCGCCCTGCTCGTCCTCGATCACTCTCTGAACGAGCTCGGCAATATCCGACCTCTCCCGCAGCGGGGAGATGTTCACCTGCGCGCCCTTGATCCGATAGTAGAGATCGCGCCGGAAGCGGCCCGCCTCGACGAGCTGCGGAAGCTCCCGATGCGTGGCGGAGATGATCCTGACGTCGACGGGTATCGGTGCGCTCGCGCCGAGGGGCGAAACCTCCCGCTCCTCCAGGACGCGGAGAAGATGCGCCTGCAGATCGATCGGCATGTCGCCGATTTCGTCGAGAAAGAGCGTGCCGCCGTTGCTCGCCGCGATCTTTCCGACGCGGCCAGCCTTGAGGCCCCCGGTAAAGGTTCCCGGCGCATAGCCAAACAACTCGCTCGCCAGCAGAGTGTCCGGGATCGCCGCGCAGTTGACCGCGACATAAGGCTTTTGGGACCGATTGCTCTCAAGATGGATTGCCCGGGCGAACGTATCCTTGCCGACGCCCGTCTCACCAAGGAGAAGCAGCGGAATATCCCGGTCGAGAAGCTTTCGGCAAAGCTCGACGTTGCGCCGCATCTTTGGGTCGCTTCCGGCGACGCGATCGAGCTCTAGAGGTTCGCTCTTGAAGTTCGAACGCGCTTTCTGCTGGGCCTTCCCCGACGGCGCGCTGCTCGATCGCGTTTTCTTTTTGGGAAGAAATGTCGTCACGTAGAAATTGGATCCGTCCGTCCCGCTGAGCCGCACGTTGTGCGACGAGAGCGGCTTGAGTTCGTCGAGTGCAATTCGCCAGAGATCCTGGATGTGCAATCCGCCGAGGTCCGCAAGCTCCGCGACGCCGAGGAATGACAGCGCATCTTGCGTCGCGCCGAGCAGCCGCCCGGTTTCATCTGTCGCGACGAGCGCATTGAGCGCGAGCGGCATCGCCTCCGGCTCGCGAGAGAGCGCGACGATGCAGCTGTTCTGATGGCATTTCCGGAACAGGGCGGTGCTGATGCTTTGCGCGGCCTGCCGCACAATGTGTTGTGCGAATGAGCATTCCGAACTGTTGGCGACCGATCGGCCGGAAAAATCGAGCACCGCCATGACGCTTCCATCGGGCGCGAAAATCGGCGCGGCGGTGCATGTAAAGCCTTTGAGCGTGTGGTTGTAATGCGCGTGTCCGGCAACGGTGACGGGCCGCCGCGACACGATGCAGGTGCCGATACCGTTGGTGCCGATGGCGCTCTCGCTCCACCGCGAACCTGTCGCGAGGCCTTCCTCCGCCATCTCGCGGCTTGCCGAGGTATCCGCGTATCCCTGGACCACGATGCCCGTCGCATCGCTGAGCAAAAGGCAATAATCCGCATCCCGCGCCACGTGACGAAGATGCTCGGTGATCGAACCCGATTCGAAGAGCACCTCTTCCATCTGAGAACGAAGCTCACGGATGTTCTGGTCCGTCACGCGTTCGACGCTGCGGCGCATGCAGGGCTCAAGCCCGTACTCCTGGATGCAACGATTCCAGGAGGCTTGGATGAGCTCGCCGCCGGGCACTTGCTGGGCGAGCCTTCTCTGAGTCTGGGTCATTGCCAGATGTTCTTTATTCTATGCGCGTTTCCCTGATCCGAAATTTGCCATCAGTCCCGATGAGTAGCAAGCTGGATGTCGGTTGTATGACGCGGAGAGGGGAACAGGCGCTTCGCTGCGACCGCGGTTAAGGTTAGCCCGAGGACAGCGGATCGGTCTCTCGATTCGGGCTAACCTCCGGCATCCTGCGGCCATCGGATCCTCCCAGTCGCTAAATGTGAAGCGCTCGCCCCGTCGCCGCCAGGCTGCTTTCGAGCATCGTCTCGGACAGCGTCGGATGGGGAAATACGGTGCGGGCGAGATCGCTTTGCGTCGCTCCGCACTCCATTGCGATGACGAAGCCTTGGATGAGCTCCGTTACCTCGGCCCCGCACATGTGGGCGCCGATGAGCCGCCCCGTTCCGGCGTCGAAGATCGTTTTCACGATGCCGTTGGTTTCCCCCGCCGCGATCGCCTTGCCGTTGCCGATATAGGGGAAGCGGCCGACGAGAACCTCGGTACCGTTGGTCCGAGCCTCAGCTTCCGTCAGACCCACGCTGGCAATCTGCGGATGGCTGTACGTGCATGCGGGAATGCGCTGTTTGTCGAGCGCATGCGCCGCGTGTCCGGCGATCTCCTCGACGCAGGCCACGCCCTCGTGCTCCGCCTTGTGCGCCAGCATCGGCGGCCCCGCCACGTCTCCGATCGCATAAATGCCGTGGACGTTCGTTCGCCCTGCCCCGCGGGTCGCGATCGTGCCGTTTTCCAGCGCGACGCCGAGCCGTTCGAGGCCCAGCCCTTCCGTGTTTCCGACGACGCCGACGGCTGAGATCAGGCGCTCCGCGGCAAGCTCCTCCATGCCGTCGCCAATGGTCACCATCGCGCGCACGCCGTCCGCCTCCTTCGAAATCGACGACCGCCGCGCACCCGTCAGGATCTTGATGCCCGCTTTCTCGAATTGCTTGCGCGCAAAGAGCGCGATCTCGGCGTCTTCCGCCGGGAGAATCTGGGGCAGCAGCTCGATCACAGTGACGTCAGCACCGAGCGTCCTGTAGAGGCTGGCAAATTCGATGCCGATGGCGCCCGATCCGACGACGATCAGAGACTTGGGAAAGGCCGGAGGAGACATTGCCTCGATGTAGCTCCAGACCCGTTCGCGGTCCGGTTCGAGGCCGGGCAGAACGCGCGCGCGTGCGCCCGTCGCCACGACGATGTGCCGGGCGTGATAGGTGCCGGGCGAGAGAACCCCTTTCGGAGCGGAAGACTGGGGCTCTTGCGGATGCGCGGCTGTCGACTCCCGCACCAGGATCTTTCCCGGCTCGCCGGGCGTAGGCGCGCAGGAGATCTCGGCCTCACCCCAGATCACATCGACCTTGTTCTTCTTGAGGAGAAAGCCGACGCCGGCGTTGAGCTGCGCAGAAACCGATCGCGACCGCTGGACGAGCGCCGAAGGATCGTATCCGAGGCCCTCCACGGTAAGCCCGAACTCCTTCGCCCGCGATGCGAGGTGATAGACCTCCGCGCTGCGCAAAAGGGCCTTCGTCGGAATGCACCCCCAGTTGAGGCAGATGCCTCCGATGTGCTTGCGCTCGACGACCGCGCATTTGAGACCGAGCTGCGCGCCGCGGATGGCCGCGACATAGCCGCCAGGCCCCGATCCGATAACGATCACGTCGTAGATGGGCGTATCCATAGTGTCCTTTGTCGGGTGAGCCGTGAGGTGGAAAGGATGATCGGAAGGATCCTCGCAAAGCGGATGAACGGAGCGGCCATCTTCGGCGCTCGCCCGCGCTGCTTCCGGATGGCGCTTGCGGGTACCTAGATGTGCCCGCGCTTCATCTCGCTCGCGATGTACTCCGCCTGCCGGATCGCGAGCGCGACAATTGTCAACGTGGGATTGGGCGAGCCGCTGCTCGCGAACTGACTGCCATCGGAGACGAACAGGTTTTTGATGTCGTGCGCTTGGCCCCACTTGTTCACGACACCGTCGCGCGGCTTCGCACTCATGCGGTTGGTGCCCATGTTGTGGCTCGCCGGGTAAGCCGGCAGGTTATAAATCTCCGTCGATCCCAGGGCGTTGTAGATTTTCTCCATCTGACCGTAGCTGTGGTTGCGCATGTTGGTGTCGTTCGGATGGTCGGTCTTGTAGACGATCGGGGCGGGCAATCCGTATTGATCCCTTTCCGTCGGATGCAACTCGATGCGGTTCTGCTCCTGAGGGAGATCCTCTCCGCAGATCCACACGCCCGACATGTACTTGTATTTTTCCAGCGCGCCGGACACCTTGCGCCCCCAGCCCGTTGGGCCTGGCACGAGAAAGGCCGACAGGAAGCCCAATCCGAGCGCGAGCTTCTCGATGGTGTAGCCAGCGACGAAGCCGCGCTTGGTGTCGTTGTGCGCTTCGTCACGCACGATGCCCGCGACCGCGGTGCCGCGGTTCATGTGCACTTCCCCAGGCATGACCGCGTAAACTCCCGCCGTCATGTGCGTCATGTAATTTCTGCCGACCTGTCCCGACGAGTTGGCAAGGCCGTCCGGGAACAGGTTCGATGCGGAGTTCAGAAGGAGCCGCGGCGATTCGATCGAATTTCCGGCGACGCAGACGGCTCTTGCCTTCTGTCTCTGTTTGGCTCCCGTGGCATCCGCATAGACAACGCCGGTGACCTTGCCGGACGCGTCGTGCTCGATCTGAAGCACCATGCAATTCGTGCGGATCTCGCAGTTGCCCGTCTCTACAGCTTTCGGCAGCTCCGTATAGAGCGTGGACCATTTCGCACCGAGCTTGCAGCCCTGCATGCAGAACCCGATTTGCTGGCAAGCCGGGCGCTCGTCCCGATCGACCGAGTTGATCGACATCGGGCCCGCGGTGATCTTCGAGTATCCGATCCGCCGCGCCCCTTCGGCGAGAACCTTGAAATCGGCGCTCCACGGCAGATGCGGCATGCCAGTGACGGGCCCGGTCGTGCCCATCTTGAGTTCGGCCTTGTCGTAGTAGGGTTCCAGCTCGCGAAGGGTGATAGGCCAGTCGATGACGTTGGCGCCGAGGATGTCCCCGTTCAGAGATTTCATCCTGAACTCATGCTCCTGGAGGCGGATTGAAACTCCCGCCCAGTGCACCGTCGATCCGCCGAGCCCTTTGACGATCCAGGCCGGAAGCGTCGGATGGTTGATCGCCCCGTGCCAGCCGCCCGCCGAGAAGCGTTTATCGAGCCACGAGATCTTGGAGAACATCGCCCATTCGTCGTTCTCGATGTCGTCGAGGCTAAGCGTGTTGCCTGCTTCCAGAACGACGCACTTTACGCCCTTCTGGGAAAGTTCGTTCGCGACTGTGCCGCCGCCCGCGCCGGAACCGACGATGACGACGATGCCGTCTTCATTGAGGTCGAATGTCGTGCCCATGAGTCATCTCCCGAAAAGCTCGCCGCGGTTCAGAACCAGTCGATGGCCTCGAAACCCTTGTCGATGAAGCCGCCGGTTTCCCAGGAGGAACCGTCGTAACCGAACGCCGGGTAGAGCGCCTTGTTGTTATAGAGGCCCATGAGAAGGCCCCCCTTGAGCTTCTGGAAGAAGTCGGTGAGCTCTATCGAGCGCAGCAGGCCTTCGCGCTTTTCGGCCGATGCAATAGCCGCATAGTCGGTTTTATGGATCTCGTGCGCGCGCCGCTCCAGATCCTCGATCCCTTTCGCAAGCAGATCCGCAACCGCAGGATTGCTTTCTGATTCGATCAGGATGGCGTCGATGACGGCCTGATAGGGCGCATCGTCGAGAAACCCTTCGTGGGGATAGATGTCGCGCGCGATGCGCAGCAGCGTGGTCTTGTGCGCGGCCGACAGCGGCTCGATGACGGCCCCTGCCGGAAGCGCAGGCAAAGCCATTGCCGCCGTGACCAGAACGGCCGTTCTCAACACGAAGCGTCGCGTCACTCGTGCATCCGAAGACGCACGTCTTCCGTGTTCTGAAGTTGAGTTGTGCATGGATGTCCTCCCCGTATGTCGCGGGCCTCTCACGGCGATATCCGCGGAGGCTCTTGGTGCGACAGCGTGAAAGGCCGCAAAAGGCATGCCAAAGGCGCCCTGGCCCCAGGCCGTCCCCCCGAAATCTCCCACAATGCGGATGTGGAGGCGTCTCTGGCGGGATGTGCAGCCCGCGCTGGAGCATGCCGTCACCGCGAAAGTGCCGCGTCGCTGATACAGATGTCGCAAGTGCTGCGGCCGCCGTTGCGTGTGTCGGTCGCGCCCCGTTGCGCTTATGAGCGGGGGCACGCATGTGCCGTCAATTTACGGCTGTCCGATCGCCGCCGAAACAGATCTAAAACCGTAATTTTTGTAGCGTGCCGATATGAAAATACAAAATACCTTCTATTCCGCGCGCCGCTTTTGGAAAGCGGCTGCTGGTGTCCGCGGCTGCCCGATTGAGACAGATGTCGCGAAGCGTCTCGGCAGAGCGCCACCACCTAACTTCGAAGGGGCCGGAATAATCGCAAGAAGCGGA
It encodes:
- a CDS encoding 2-oxo acid dehydrogenase subunit E2, whose protein sequence is MNAEPSTPAHGASEDRILPLAGMRGMIASKMKESLASSAQLTHIADCDQSALIVAKARLSERGIKASLEDLLIDAVIATLRKHPALNATLEENQVRIKSSINVSCAIALPGDLLVAPTILSADAMSLAERIAARRDLVERARTNKLSVKEMTAGTFTISNIGLTRVRYFTPILNMPQVAILGVGEASLRPWIVGGQLEARPIMGLSLTFDHRAVNGAPAGAFLTDLCEAIEQFQVD
- the lpdA gene encoding dihydrolipoyl dehydrogenase produces the protein MDTPIYDVIVIGSGPGGYVAAIRGAQLGLKCAVVERKHIGGICLNWGCIPTKALLRSAEVYHLASRAKEFGLTVEGLGYDPSALVQRSRSVSAQLNAGVGFLLKKNKVDVIWGEAEISCAPTPGEPGKILVRESTAAHPQEPQSSAPKGVLSPGTYHARHIVVATGARARVLPGLEPDRERVWSYIEAMSPPAFPKSLIVVGSGAIGIEFASLYRTLGADVTVIELLPQILPAEDAEIALFARKQFEKAGIKILTGARRSSISKEADGVRAMVTIGDGMEELAAERLISAVGVVGNTEGLGLERLGVALENGTIATRGAGRTNVHGIYAIGDVAGPPMLAHKAEHEGVACVEEIAGHAAHALDKQRIPACTYSHPQIASVGLTEAEARTNGTEVLVGRFPYIGNGKAIAAGETNGIVKTIFDAGTGRLIGAHMCGAEVTELIQGFVIAMECGATQSDLARTVFPHPTLSETMLESSLAATGRALHI
- a CDS encoding lipoate--protein ligase family protein, encoding MHGHETAEPRNSVELRPPLPFKHAQKLERALLDSAVQRGAGCDWSVWRTQQALIAPSLTTRAKGFQNAAHEMLRCGWPVYIRDTGGDITPQWPGVVNVSSAFLVERTTEISIRATYERFCAPLLAFFSSLGFDAYLSSVQGAFCDGEFNIVIGGRKLAGTAQRWRMTRLPDGRNGVAVLAHAAILADVDIAAGIEATNRFYALCGTDRKVDAAQHVSTAGLCGPDLAAAPLAARLAHFLDRERAV
- a CDS encoding sigma-54-dependent Fis family transcriptional regulator; the encoded protein is MTQTQRRLAQQVPGGELIQASWNRCIQEYGLEPCMRRSVERVTDQNIRELRSQMEEVLFESGSITEHLRHVARDADYCLLLSDATGIVVQGYADTSASREMAEEGLATGSRWSESAIGTNGIGTCIVSRRPVTVAGHAHYNHTLKGFTCTAAPIFAPDGSVMAVLDFSGRSVANSSECSFAQHIVRQAAQSISTALFRKCHQNSCIVALSREPEAMPLALNALVATDETGRLLGATQDALSFLGVAELADLGGLHIQDLWRIALDELKPLSSHNVRLSGTDGSNFYVTTFLPKKKTRSSSAPSGKAQQKARSNFKSEPLELDRVAGSDPKMRRNVELCRKLLDRDIPLLLLGETGVGKDTFARAIHLESNRSQKPYVAVNCAAIPDTLLASELFGYAPGTFTGGLKAGRVGKIAASNGGTLFLDEIGDMPIDLQAHLLRVLEEREVSPLGASAPIPVDVRIISATHRELPQLVEAGRFRRDLYYRIKGAQVNISPLRERSDIAELVQRVIEDEQGAEGAEIRIAPEVHDLFASYRWPGNIRELRNVMRWILSVHSDPVITLDHLPEELLARPENPQRGRVHLASDAASEPPADATLEHACERIEREKIIDALTVTKWCITAAAADLGISRATLHRKIRKYEILSPNQKV